Proteins from a genomic interval of Lysobacter stagni:
- a CDS encoding RDD family protein — MASPSPSRPTALIGWRLAALVYDLLPAIALWMLASVVFTVAFTLSGHGSRENIAPFSALQWLLWLVCWLLTGAYALLSWRRGGQTLGMRPWRLKVVGADGGMPDWRALAIRYAVGSASLLLAGLGFWWAWIDRERLTWHDRASGTRMVRLPKRAK; from the coding sequence ATGGCATCGCCCTCTCCTTCCCGTCCCACCGCGCTGATCGGCTGGCGCCTGGCCGCGCTGGTCTACGACCTGCTGCCCGCGATCGCACTGTGGATGCTCGCATCGGTTGTGTTCACCGTCGCCTTCACGTTGAGCGGGCATGGCAGCCGCGAGAACATCGCGCCGTTCAGCGCGTTGCAGTGGCTGCTGTGGCTGGTGTGCTGGCTGCTCACCGGCGCATACGCGCTGCTCAGCTGGCGCCGCGGCGGACAGACGTTGGGCATGCGCCCGTGGCGATTGAAGGTGGTTGGCGCCGACGGCGGCATGCCCGACTGGCGCGCGCTTGCGATCCGCTACGCGGTGGGCAGCGCATCGCTGCTGCTGGCTGGTCTGGGCTTCTGGTGGGCGTGGATCGATCGCGAACGCCTGACCTGGCACGATCGCGCGAGTGGGACGCGGATGGTGCGGTTGCCGAAGCGGGCAAAATAG
- the lptG gene encoding LPS export ABC transporter permease LptG: protein MRLLPKIHDTYVGRTVLGTVVLTWAVLAGLDVMLGLVSEFGDIGKGRYGLSEAFVYMALSVPRRLYYLFPYAAVIGSLMALGQLAATSELTALRAVGLSRRRLGFAVAGALAILTALMVLNGEKIAPWTQQRADALKSAAKSGRAVPQYTQGLWARDGETILNADSGQEMSRGAERWLQLRSVSLYRVGADGRLQEIVHAQTADRRANGWTLRDVTRTRIGANSVEQERLPTMPWTSRLDATMLTSGSDRPRYLSAGDLRRAIDYRRRNDLDASEFEEHYWGRWFYPINVLALCLAAVPFAFGTLRSGGMGKRLFIGIVFALGFWLLQTQFVKLAAVYKFDYRVAYLLPTVIMLGASAYLFKKRSG, encoded by the coding sequence ATGAGGCTGCTGCCCAAGATCCACGACACCTACGTCGGCCGCACCGTGCTGGGCACGGTGGTCCTGACCTGGGCGGTGCTCGCCGGTCTGGACGTCATGCTGGGGCTGGTCAGCGAATTCGGCGACATCGGCAAGGGCCGCTATGGCCTGTCGGAAGCCTTCGTCTACATGGCGCTCAGCGTGCCGCGCCGGCTGTATTACCTGTTCCCGTACGCGGCCGTGATCGGTTCGCTGATGGCGCTGGGCCAACTGGCGGCGACCTCCGAACTGACCGCGCTGCGCGCGGTGGGCCTGTCGCGACGACGTCTGGGGTTCGCCGTGGCGGGAGCCCTGGCCATCCTGACCGCGCTGATGGTGCTCAACGGCGAGAAGATCGCGCCGTGGACGCAGCAGCGTGCCGATGCGCTGAAGAGCGCGGCCAAGTCGGGACGCGCCGTGCCGCAGTACACGCAAGGTCTTTGGGCTCGCGACGGTGAGACCATCCTCAACGCCGACAGCGGGCAGGAAATGTCGCGCGGTGCCGAACGCTGGCTGCAGCTGCGAAGCGTCTCGCTGTATCGCGTCGGCGCGGATGGGCGCCTCCAGGAAATCGTGCACGCACAGACCGCCGACCGGCGCGCGAATGGCTGGACGCTGCGCGACGTGACACGCACCCGCATCGGCGCCAACTCGGTGGAGCAGGAACGCCTGCCCACGATGCCGTGGACGTCGCGTCTGGACGCCACGATGCTGACCAGTGGCTCCGATCGGCCGCGCTATCTGTCGGCGGGCGACCTGCGCAGGGCCATCGACTACCGCCGGCGCAACGACCTGGACGCGTCGGAGTTCGAAGAACACTACTGGGGGCGCTGGTTCTATCCGATCAACGTGCTGGCCCTGTGCCTGGCCGCCGTGCCCTTCGCCTTCGGCACGCTGCGCAGTGGCGGCATGGGCAAACGGTTGTTCATCGGCATCGTCTTCGCGCTGGGCTTCTGGCTGCTGCAGACGCAGTTCGTGAAACTCGCCGCGGTCTACAAGTTCGACTACCGCGTTGCGTACCTGTTGCCCACGGTGATCATGCTGGGAGCCTCCGCCTACCTCTTCAAGAAACGGAGTGGGTGA
- a CDS encoding DsbC family protein: MKRILLAALGAISLSACAQAPGGGQAPGATASAPVAKPTVAAAQAKAGTPDARAIEAVRVLNPKVKVERVGAAPMPGFREAIVAGQVVYVSDDGRYLFLPGSGGALFDVQAQKNLSEDAMNVVRKQLLQTIPRSERIVFAPTNPKYTVSVFTDVECGYCRKLHSDIAEYNRQGIAIEYLAFPRMGIGSDDYKKMVAVWCAPDRRKALTDAKNGRGPTNASCKTSVNQQYDVGRRAGLTGTPMILTAEGVEVGGYLPPAALRQALDKLAAEQAPVATAKPGA; the protein is encoded by the coding sequence ATGAAGCGAATCCTCCTCGCCGCCCTTGGCGCCATCAGTCTCTCCGCCTGCGCACAGGCGCCGGGTGGCGGCCAGGCCCCGGGCGCGACCGCCTCCGCCCCGGTCGCCAAGCCGACCGTCGCCGCCGCCCAGGCGAAGGCGGGAACGCCGGATGCCCGGGCGATCGAAGCCGTGCGCGTGCTCAACCCGAAGGTGAAGGTCGAGCGCGTCGGCGCGGCGCCGATGCCCGGCTTCCGCGAGGCGATCGTGGCCGGACAGGTGGTTTATGTCAGCGACGACGGCCGCTACCTGTTCCTGCCCGGCTCGGGCGGTGCGCTGTTCGACGTCCAGGCGCAGAAGAACCTCAGCGAAGACGCGATGAATGTCGTGCGCAAGCAACTGCTGCAGACCATTCCCCGCAGCGAGCGCATCGTCTTCGCGCCCACCAACCCGAAGTACACCGTCTCCGTCTTCACCGACGTGGAATGCGGCTATTGCCGCAAGCTGCACAGCGACATCGCCGAGTACAACCGCCAGGGCATCGCCATCGAGTACCTCGCGTTCCCGCGGATGGGCATCGGCAGCGACGACTACAAGAAGATGGTCGCGGTCTGGTGCGCGCCGGACCGCCGCAAGGCGCTGACCGACGCCAAGAACGGTCGCGGGCCGACCAACGCCAGCTGCAAGACCAGCGTGAACCAGCAGTACGACGTCGGCCGGCGTGCCGGTCTGACCGGCACGCCGATGATCCTGACGGCCGAGGGCGTCGAGGTGGGCGGTTACCTGCCGCCGGCCGCGCTGCGCCAGGCGCTGGACAAGCTGGCCGCCGAGCAGGCCCCGGTCGCCACGGCCAAGCCGGGCGCCTGA
- the xerD gene encoding site-specific tyrosine recombinase XerD, with the protein MRVRTPAERRAIAMALPELGDDDAGVIGRFLDAIWAENGLAQPTLDSYRRDLELLARFRSGKSGGLAGADRAALFDYLAWRSQHGYSPRSNARLLSALRAFYAWLVRKGDRVDDPTALLEPPKLPRSLPKALAESQIDALLAAPDVASPLGLRDRAMLELMYAAGLRVSELVNLPSTAVNLRQGVLRVMGKGSKERLVPLGEEAQHWLERYLAQSRPQLAGKRALAPLFLSANGEAPSRQQFWQLVKRYAVLAGIDPVRISPHGLRHSFATHLLNRGADLRALQMLLGHSSLSTTQIYTLVAREQLKQLHAKHHPRG; encoded by the coding sequence ATGAGAGTCAGAACACCCGCGGAACGTCGTGCGATCGCCATGGCGTTGCCCGAACTCGGCGACGACGACGCGGGCGTGATCGGCCGTTTCCTCGACGCGATCTGGGCCGAAAACGGCCTCGCCCAACCCACGCTGGACAGCTATCGCCGCGACCTGGAACTGCTCGCGCGCTTTCGTAGTGGAAAGTCCGGAGGATTGGCTGGCGCCGATCGCGCCGCATTGTTCGATTACCTGGCCTGGCGTTCGCAGCACGGCTATTCGCCGCGCAGCAACGCGCGTCTGTTGTCGGCGCTGCGCGCCTTCTATGCATGGCTGGTACGCAAGGGCGACCGTGTCGACGATCCGACCGCGCTGCTGGAGCCGCCCAAGCTGCCGCGCTCGCTGCCCAAGGCCCTGGCCGAAAGCCAGATCGACGCGCTGCTGGCCGCGCCGGATGTGGCCTCGCCGCTGGGGCTGCGCGATCGCGCGATGCTGGAACTGATGTATGCCGCCGGACTGCGCGTGAGCGAGCTGGTCAATCTGCCCTCCACGGCGGTGAACCTGCGTCAGGGCGTGCTGCGTGTGATGGGCAAGGGCAGCAAGGAGCGTCTGGTGCCCCTGGGCGAAGAAGCCCAGCACTGGCTCGAGCGTTACCTCGCCCAGTCGCGCCCGCAACTGGCCGGCAAGCGCGCGCTGGCCCCGCTGTTCCTGTCGGCCAACGGCGAAGCGCCCTCGCGCCAGCAGTTCTGGCAGCTGGTGAAGCGATATGCCGTGCTTGCCGGCATCGACCCTGTCCGCATCAGCCCGCACGGCCTGCGCCACAGCTTCGCCACGCACCTGCTCAACCGCGGCGCCGACCTGCGCGCGCTGCAGATGCTGCTGGGCCACAGCTCGCTGTCGACCACGCAGATCTACACGCTGGTAGCGCGCGAACAACTCAAGCAACTCCACGCGAAGCACCATCCGAGGGGATGA